A window from Pseudomonas sp. Tri1 encodes these proteins:
- the olsB gene encoding L-ornithine N(alpha)-acyltransferase — MTQIARISDTGNERRLQAERLIGATALQEAQALRFNVFSGEFNAKLKGAEVGLDMDDYDVHCAHIGVRDLNTGRLVATTRLLDHQAASSLGRFYSEEEFSLHGLVHLKGPILEIGRTCVDPAYRNGGTIAVLWGELAEVLNEGGYSYLMGCASIPMQDGGIQAQAIMQRLRERYLCTEHLQAVPKKPLPNLDVPSNVIAEMPPLLKAYMRLGAKICGEPCWDEDFQVADVFILLKRDELCPRYARHFKAAV; from the coding sequence ATGACTCAGATCGCCCGCATCAGCGACACCGGCAATGAACGCCGCCTGCAAGCCGAACGCCTGATCGGCGCCACGGCCTTGCAAGAAGCCCAGGCCCTGCGCTTCAACGTCTTCAGCGGCGAATTCAACGCCAAGCTCAAAGGCGCGGAAGTGGGTCTGGACATGGATGATTATGATGTTCACTGCGCCCACATCGGCGTACGCGACCTGAACACCGGCCGTCTCGTGGCGACCACCCGCCTGCTCGACCACCAGGCCGCCAGCAGCCTGGGCCGGTTCTACAGTGAAGAAGAATTCAGCCTCCACGGCCTGGTCCATCTCAAGGGCCCGATCCTGGAAATCGGCCGTACCTGCGTCGACCCGGCCTACCGCAACGGCGGCACCATCGCCGTACTGTGGGGCGAGCTGGCCGAAGTCCTGAACGAAGGCGGCTACAGCTACCTGATGGGTTGCGCGAGCATTCCGATGCAGGATGGCGGCATCCAGGCCCAGGCGATCATGCAGCGCCTGCGCGAACGCTACCTGTGCACCGAACACCTGCAAGCCGTGCCGAAAAAACCGTTGCCGAACCTGGACGTCCCCTCCAACGTCATCGCCGAGATGCCACCGCTGCTCAAGGCCTATATGCGCCTGGGCGCGAAGATTTGCGGTGAGCCGTGCTGGGACGAAGACTTCCAGGTGGCCGACGTGTTCATCCTGCTCAAGCGCGACGAACTCTGCCCGCGCTACGCCCGCCACTTCAAGGCAGCGGTCTGA
- a CDS encoding acyl-CoA dehydrogenase produces the protein MPWQTLIERGERLPAQSDLAEGYATLLQRLGPVTPFELAVAGGRLMATPGLAFLVGYQAALRVLWPSAPQSLGALCATEQRSLRPADMQTRLSDLRLSGRKDFVTAGDAAEWLLIAARSEAPGEAPRLNLAVAYPGEPGVTLEKLPAIALMPDISHGRVLLDGALCELLAGDGWDAYVKPFRTLEDLYVLSAMTAWLYGLGQECGWPQPLQLRLLALLAGCAEVSRHNPSSAAGHVLLGGLFAQFEGLAGELNDALAAGPATWREMWTRDKAVMEMAAGARAKRLAKALESSLV, from the coding sequence ATGCCCTGGCAAACCCTGATCGAACGTGGTGAGCGCCTGCCCGCCCAGTCGGACCTGGCTGAGGGTTATGCGACCTTGTTGCAGCGCCTGGGGCCGGTCACACCATTCGAGCTGGCCGTGGCCGGGGGGCGGTTGATGGCAACGCCGGGGCTGGCGTTCCTGGTGGGGTATCAGGCGGCACTGCGGGTGCTGTGGCCGAGTGCGCCGCAGAGCCTTGGCGCCTTGTGTGCCACCGAACAACGCAGCCTGCGCCCGGCGGACATGCAGACCCGCCTCAGTGATTTGCGCCTGAGCGGGCGCAAGGATTTCGTCACCGCCGGCGATGCTGCCGAATGGTTGTTGATCGCCGCCCGTAGTGAAGCACCCGGTGAAGCGCCACGGCTGAACCTGGCGGTGGCCTACCCCGGCGAGCCTGGCGTGACCCTGGAAAAGCTCCCGGCCATTGCCCTGATGCCGGACATCAGCCATGGCCGCGTACTGCTAGACGGTGCGCTGTGCGAATTGCTGGCGGGCGACGGTTGGGATGCGTATGTCAAACCGTTCCGCACCCTGGAAGACCTTTACGTACTCAGCGCCATGACCGCCTGGTTGTATGGCCTGGGGCAGGAATGTGGCTGGCCGCAGCCTTTGCAGTTGCGCCTGCTGGCGTTGCTGGCAGGCTGCGCCGAGGTGAGCCGTCACAACCCGTCCAGTGCTGCCGGGCATGTCCTGCTGGGTGGGTTGTTCGCCCAGTTTGAAGGGCTCGCTGGCGAGCTGAATGACGCACTGGCTGCCGGGCCTGCAACGTGGCGCGAGATGTGGACGCGGGACAAGGCAGTGATGGAGATGGCGGCGGGCGCGCGGGCCAAGCGGTTGGCCAAGGCGCTGGAATCTTCATTGGTTTGA
- a CDS encoding serine hydrolase, with product MFKGWFLIPLLLLTLNVHAEDWPGEQWPTGPRPTGPAIEALERYAFPPRDDVTRQGIRTDALLVIQDGRLVYERYAGPTSADTPHLTWSVSKSLMATVFGVAYGQKLFGLQEPAAKYYPALSKHPDMTLADLFHWASGLDWQEDYEYAPLNSSVVAMLYTRGRHDMAAFTAQHEGFSPPGQAFRYSSGDSNLLAAALKNIVGPARYPDYPWTALFEPLGIRHAIWETDASGTFVGSSYAYLTARDLARVGLLMQRDGRWGERQLIPKDWVAFNRQPFARFQAGQDEAVPGGHWWLNRAVDPAIRPWPDAPTDTFAALGHWGQVLYIIPSARLVIVRYGDDRDGSYRHNELLKRVMAVFAGAVQP from the coding sequence ATGTTCAAAGGCTGGTTCCTGATCCCGCTCCTGCTGCTCACCCTGAATGTCCACGCTGAAGATTGGCCCGGCGAGCAATGGCCAACCGGTCCGCGCCCCACCGGGCCGGCCATCGAAGCCCTGGAGCGATACGCCTTCCCACCCCGGGACGATGTCACCCGGCAAGGCATCCGCACTGACGCGCTGCTGGTGATCCAGGACGGTCGGCTGGTCTATGAACGCTACGCCGGGCCGACCTCTGCCGACACCCCGCACCTGACCTGGTCCGTCAGCAAAAGCCTGATGGCGACGGTGTTTGGCGTGGCCTATGGTCAAAAGCTGTTTGGCCTGCAGGAGCCGGCGGCCAAATACTACCCGGCGCTGAGCAAGCACCCGGACATGACCCTCGCCGATCTTTTTCACTGGGCCTCGGGCCTGGATTGGCAAGAGGACTACGAATACGCGCCGCTCAACTCCTCGGTGGTGGCGATGCTGTATACCCGGGGCCGCCACGACATGGCGGCGTTCACCGCGCAGCATGAAGGCTTCAGCCCGCCGGGGCAGGCGTTTCGGTACTCCAGCGGCGACAGCAACCTGCTGGCCGCGGCGCTGAAAAACATCGTCGGCCCGGCGCGCTATCCCGATTACCCTTGGACGGCCCTGTTCGAACCCTTGGGCATTCGCCACGCCATCTGGGAAACCGACGCCAGCGGCACGTTCGTCGGTTCGTCCTATGCCTACCTCACGGCGCGGGACCTGGCGCGTGTCGGGTTGTTGATGCAACGGGACGGTCGCTGGGGGGAACGGCAGTTGATCCCCAAGGATTGGGTCGCCTTCAATCGCCAGCCCTTCGCCCGCTTCCAGGCCGGCCAGGACGAGGCCGTCCCCGGAGGGCATTGGTGGCTCAACCGCGCCGTCGACCCGGCGATCCGCCCCTGGCCCGATGCGCCAACGGATACATTCGCCGCGTTGGGCCATTGGGGCCAAGTGTTGTACATCATCCCCAGCGCCAGGCTGGTGATCGTGCGCTACGGCGATGACCGCGACGGCAGCTACCGCCACAATGAACTGCTCAAGCGAGTCATGGCGGTGTTCGCCGGGGCGGTGCAGCCATGA
- a CDS encoding amidase codes for MRRKLLLTLALALLIALLGWVWLERVALRAFPDIISAYTAKEYCSCRYVMEQPADYCRGYVKQSVPISDFLDTPEAKRVTVSGLGRSSSARWMGARQGCRLE; via the coding sequence ATGAGACGCAAACTGTTGCTCACTCTGGCGTTGGCGCTTCTCATCGCTCTGCTGGGCTGGGTCTGGCTTGAACGGGTGGCGCTGCGGGCCTTTCCCGACATCATCAGTGCCTACACCGCCAAGGAGTACTGCTCGTGCCGTTACGTGATGGAGCAACCGGCTGATTATTGCCGTGGCTATGTGAAGCAGTCGGTGCCCATCAGTGACTTTCTCGATACCCCCGAAGCGAAGCGCGTCACCGTCAGCGGGTTGGGGCGTAGCAGCAGCGCGCGGTGGATGGGGGCGCGGCAGGGGTGTCGGTTGGAGTAA
- a CDS encoding YceI family protein, with protein MFKRSFSHAVATLLLACAALPAQADWYLDGESSRLSFISSKNGNVSEVQRFLVLHGQVQPNGLARLEVELDSINSGIPLRDERMRAELFEIKQFAEATITAQIDLVPIQDLANGAQLELRLPLTVNLHGKQHEYNVELLATRLDERRFQVVTLEPLVLNAADFDLAPGLEKLRNLAGLSAISLSVPVNAVLIFTAR; from the coding sequence ATGTTCAAGCGGTCTTTCTCTCACGCTGTCGCGACTTTGCTGCTGGCTTGCGCCGCGTTGCCGGCCCAGGCCGATTGGTACCTGGACGGTGAATCGTCGCGGCTGTCGTTCATCAGTAGCAAAAACGGCAATGTCTCCGAAGTCCAGCGCTTCCTGGTGCTTCATGGCCAAGTCCAGCCCAACGGATTGGCTCGCCTGGAAGTGGAGCTGGACTCCATCAACAGTGGCATTCCCCTGCGGGACGAACGCATGCGCGCCGAGCTGTTCGAGATCAAGCAATTTGCCGAAGCCACCATCACTGCACAAATCGACCTGGTGCCGATCCAGGACCTGGCCAACGGAGCGCAGTTGGAATTGCGCCTGCCGCTGACGGTGAACCTGCACGGCAAGCAGCATGAATACAACGTTGAACTGCTGGCGACACGCCTTGATGAACGACGCTTCCAAGTGGTGACCCTCGAGCCGCTGGTGCTCAACGCCGCGGATTTCGACTTGGCGCCGGGCCTGGAGAAGCTGCGTAACCTGGCTGGGTTGTCGGCCATCAGTCTGTCGGTGCCGGTGAATGCGGTACTGATTTTTACGGCGCGCTGA
- a CDS encoding phosphatidylserine/phosphatidylglycerophosphate/cardiolipin synthase family protein translates to MSGPVFPWREGNRFELLIDGPQFFPRMLVEIARAQEQVELELYLVEAGACAEAMVQALVQASERGVRVRCLFDDYGSLAFTLGLRNRLIEAGVELRFYNRLSWRRWVRNLYRDHRKLLLVDQRLAVVGGTGVTDEFWNPLDDHCEWHEVMVEIVGPLVLDWQLLFDRQWLANRHRRAWKPASNFGLPRLPRVPPMGEGMGRVAYADARQHRDILQSLSRALNSGQKRIWMATPYFLPTWNVRRSLRKAAARGIDVRLLLTGPRTDHPSVRYAGHRYYPRLLKAGVKIFEYQPCFLHLKMVLVDDWVSIGSCNFDHWNLRFNLEANLEALDSGLSSAVAASFERDFAQSLQVSLDAWQRRPLWKRVKQRLWGWVDRVVVNLLDRRG, encoded by the coding sequence ATGAGCGGCCCGGTATTTCCCTGGCGTGAAGGCAATCGCTTCGAACTATTGATCGACGGCCCGCAGTTCTTTCCGCGCATGCTGGTGGAAATCGCCCGTGCCCAGGAACAGGTCGAACTGGAACTGTACCTGGTGGAGGCGGGGGCCTGCGCCGAGGCGATGGTCCAGGCCCTGGTCCAGGCCTCCGAGCGTGGGGTACGGGTGCGCTGTCTGTTCGATGACTACGGCAGCCTGGCGTTTACCCTTGGCTTGCGTAACCGCCTGATCGAGGCTGGCGTCGAACTGCGTTTCTACAATCGCTTGAGCTGGCGCCGCTGGGTACGCAACCTCTACCGCGATCACCGCAAGTTGTTGTTGGTGGATCAGCGTCTGGCAGTGGTTGGTGGCACGGGTGTGACCGATGAATTCTGGAACCCCCTCGATGACCACTGTGAGTGGCACGAAGTGATGGTGGAAATCGTCGGTCCGCTGGTGCTCGACTGGCAATTACTGTTCGATCGCCAATGGCTCGCCAACCGTCATCGCCGTGCCTGGAAACCGGCCTCCAACTTTGGTTTGCCGCGCTTGCCCCGCGTGCCTCCAATGGGCGAGGGCATGGGCCGGGTGGCGTATGCCGACGCCCGCCAGCATCGCGATATTCTGCAATCGTTGTCTCGGGCGTTGAACAGTGGTCAGAAGAGGATCTGGATGGCGACGCCGTATTTCCTGCCGACCTGGAACGTGCGCCGTTCCTTGCGCAAAGCCGCTGCCCGCGGTATTGACGTGCGCCTGTTGCTGACCGGCCCGCGCACCGACCACCCCTCCGTGCGCTACGCCGGGCACCGTTACTACCCTCGACTGCTCAAGGCCGGGGTGAAAATATTCGAATACCAGCCATGTTTCCTGCACCTGAAGATGGTGTTGGTGGACGATTGGGTCAGCATCGGCTCATGCAATTTCGATCACTGGAACCTGCGTTTCAACCTGGAAGCGAACCTTGAAGCCTTGGATTCCGGGCTCAGCAGTGCGGTGGCGGCGAGTTTCGAACGGGACTTCGCCCAGAGCCTGCAGGTCAGCCTCGACGCCTGGCAGCGTCGACCTCTGTGGAAGCGGGTCAAGCAGCGGTTGTGGGGGTGGGTGGATCGGGTGGTGGTGAATCTGTTGGATCGGCGGGGTTAG
- a CDS encoding transposase: MTILNSPTVIGIDVAKAEIVVYREDLKITQAIANNREALGRWLKTLPAQSSIALEATSFYHLDTAELAHGMGFHVYVVDPYRVAHYRESIGLRAKTDPCDARLLARYLTNEQARLRIWSPPPEAYKVLKNLLRKRAALIKARVSIVLSFSNEPCLKDILARQLEVFKESDQAIQKLMREASQAVGITENINRCKAIEGIGELTAIGLATAFMRGHFVSGDAFIAFLGMDLRPKDSGKKHSPRHLSKKGDGELRRLAHNAAMAACRSPAWKPYYEAFLARGLARTQALVILARKLCRVAFALMKNQSEYQPNSRLQGSPAT, encoded by the coding sequence ATGACAATCCTTAACTCACCAACGGTTATTGGTATCGATGTAGCGAAGGCCGAAATCGTCGTTTACCGCGAAGACCTGAAAATCACTCAAGCCATCGCCAACAATCGCGAAGCTCTTGGCCGGTGGCTCAAAACGCTACCAGCCCAAAGCTCGATTGCGCTGGAAGCCACCAGTTTTTATCACCTGGACACAGCTGAGCTGGCCCATGGAATGGGGTTTCATGTTTACGTTGTGGATCCTTATCGGGTGGCCCATTACCGTGAAAGTATTGGGCTGCGGGCTAAAACTGATCCTTGTGATGCGCGTTTGCTGGCTCGTTATCTAACGAACGAGCAAGCAAGGCTGCGTATCTGGAGCCCACCTCCAGAAGCCTACAAAGTGTTAAAAAACCTGCTTAGAAAACGTGCGGCACTCATCAAGGCCCGTGTCAGTATCGTGCTGAGTTTTTCGAACGAACCGTGCCTAAAGGACATCTTGGCCCGGCAGTTGGAGGTCTTCAAAGAGTCCGATCAGGCCATTCAGAAGCTAATGCGTGAGGCCAGCCAAGCGGTAGGGATCACTGAAAACATCAACCGCTGCAAAGCCATTGAAGGGATTGGTGAACTGACGGCCATTGGCTTGGCGACCGCATTCATGCGCGGTCACTTTGTCAGTGGCGATGCATTCATTGCTTTCTTGGGGATGGATTTGCGTCCAAAAGACTCAGGGAAGAAGCACAGTCCTCGTCACTTGAGCAAAAAAGGGGACGGGGAGCTACGACGCCTGGCGCACAACGCCGCGATGGCGGCCTGTCGGTCTCCTGCCTGGAAACCTTACTATGAGGCCTTCTTGGCACGAGGCCTGGCCAGAACTCAGGCCTTGGTTATCCTTGCCCGCAAGTTGTGTCGGGTAGCATTCGCCCTGATGAAAAATCAGAGCGAATACCAACCAAATTCACGGTTGCAGGGTTCCCCTGCAACATAG